From the uncultured Trichococcus sp. genome, one window contains:
- a CDS encoding Gfo/Idh/MocA family oxidoreductase, whose protein sequence is MEETVWGMIGCGDVTEKKSGPGLYKTNGSRLKGVYNRTEAKAHDWVKRHGHGRVYATVEELLADEEITAVYIATPPATHYDYAMQVIAANKVPLIEKPMARTFEECQAILEAAEEKGLPVFVSFYRRALEKFQKIKELLDEGGIGQPQLVEIRQYQQPAPEDLDKDNLPWRLLPAAGGGKDLDIQVHVLDYLAYYFGDITAMTGIVENRAGLYEVEDTVSASFLFANGVVGSAAWCYVADFDLDEVTIIGSEGTLVFEGTSFEWIRLIKDGKTTNYTFETPEHVAMPFIQTVVDELTGKAKSPADAASAANGIRMFDVLLKDYRERSES, encoded by the coding sequence ATGGAAGAGACAGTATGGGGAATGATCGGCTGCGGTGATGTAACGGAGAAGAAAAGCGGGCCAGGGCTCTATAAAACGAATGGGTCCCGATTGAAGGGGGTATACAACCGCACGGAAGCCAAGGCGCATGATTGGGTGAAACGCCATGGACACGGCCGAGTGTATGCAACAGTTGAGGAATTGCTGGCGGACGAAGAAATCACTGCTGTCTACATCGCCACACCGCCGGCCACCCATTACGACTACGCCATGCAGGTGATTGCGGCTAACAAGGTGCCGCTGATCGAGAAACCGATGGCGCGCACTTTCGAGGAATGCCAAGCGATACTGGAGGCGGCTGAGGAGAAAGGCTTGCCGGTTTTCGTCAGCTTCTACCGCCGGGCACTCGAAAAATTCCAAAAAATCAAGGAACTGCTGGATGAGGGGGGCATCGGGCAACCGCAATTGGTGGAAATCCGCCAATACCAACAGCCCGCTCCGGAAGACTTGGATAAGGACAACTTGCCTTGGCGTCTGCTTCCGGCCGCAGGAGGCGGGAAGGACTTGGATATCCAAGTGCATGTGCTCGATTACTTGGCTTATTACTTCGGTGACATCACCGCGATGACCGGCATCGTCGAGAACCGGGCCGGACTCTATGAAGTGGAGGACACCGTCTCGGCCTCCTTCCTCTTCGCAAACGGTGTCGTCGGATCGGCCGCCTGGTGCTATGTTGCGGACTTCGACTTGGATGAAGTGACGATCATCGGTTCGGAAGGGACGCTGGTCTTCGAAGGCACGAGCTTCGAATGGATCCGCCTGATCAAGGACGGAAAAACGACGAATTACACTTTCGAAACACCAGAACATGTCGCCATGCCGTTCATCCAGACCGTCGTCGACGAACTGACCGGCAAAGCTAAAAGCCCGGCAGATGCCGCCAGCGCAGCTAATGGTATCCGGATGTTTGATGTGCTGCTGAAGGATTATCGAGAAAGATCTGAAAGCTAA
- the rpmG gene encoding 50S ribosomal protein L33, producing the protein MRLNIILECVETGERLYLTSKNKRNNPDRLEMKKYSPKLRRRATFREVK; encoded by the coding sequence ATGAGACTGAACATCATTTTGGAATGCGTCGAGACAGGGGAACGCCTGTATTTGACCAGCAAAAACAAACGCAACAATCCTGACCGTCTGGAAATGAAAAAGTATTCACCGAAGCTGCGCAGACGCGCAACTTTCCGCGAAGTGAAGTAA
- the rpsN gene encoding 30S ribosomal protein S14: MAKKSKIAKARKQREAIEAYAAVRMELKAAGDYQALAKLPKDSNPNRYKNRDLIDGRPRAYMRKFGMSRISFRQLAHQGLIPGVQKASW; the protein is encoded by the coding sequence ATGGCGAAAAAATCAAAAATTGCAAAAGCCCGCAAACAGCGGGAAGCGATAGAGGCATATGCAGCGGTGCGCATGGAACTGAAAGCCGCCGGAGATTATCAGGCGTTGGCGAAATTGCCGAAGGATTCGAATCCGAACCGCTACAAAAACCGCGATCTGATCGACGGCAGACCGAGAGCCTATATGCGCAAATTCGGCATGTCGCGGATCAGCTTCAGACAGCTCGCGCACCAGGGCTTGATCCCCGGGGTGCAAAAAGCCAGCTGGTGA
- a CDS encoding ferrous iron transporter B — protein MRIALAGNPNSGKTTLFNAITGKIEHVGNWPGVTVAKKEGDVKKELNKSGKKIRVVDLPGAYSLAAFTCEENITRDFVKKEAPDVIINIVDATKLSRSLLFTTQLLELGIPVVVALNKSDLLDNKEITIDTQKLAERLGCPVVETASIEGKGLAELIAAAAASVGKNQPAPFRPAVSPAAETAAPAAAVDRERFAFVAALVKEVEVRTVDSAKQTRHDAIDRIVAHKIWGIPIFAAVIYFVFSLSQTYLGPFFADILVGWIDSLYTWADGLIGAGVSPLLRALLLDGIIGGVGAVIGFLPLIMVLFFLLALLEDCGYMARVAVVMDRHMKKVGLSGRSIIPMVIGTGCAIPGIMATRTIRDERQRRTTAMLTPFMPCGAKLPVIALFAGIFFEDAAWVGTSMYFVAITIIVFGARIIQKITKATPSKSYFIMELPEYRVPSLKRAAVSMLARGKAFVVNAGTVILLCNVTVQLMQTFTWTFQVVPAGMGKTSILASLASPLAFLLIPLGFGVWQLAAAAVVGFIAKENVVGTLAVVYSISNFIDTEELVLVSGALDVAAVMGLTSASALAYLMFNLFTPPCFAAIGAMRAEMESSKWLWAGIGFQFGMGYTLAYFVYQIGTLLTTGSFGTGVIPGLIAVALLAGIIVYLIQKQEEK, from the coding sequence ATGCGCATTGCACTTGCGGGAAACCCGAACAGTGGTAAAACCACTTTATTCAATGCCATCACAGGCAAGATCGAACACGTCGGCAACTGGCCGGGCGTGACGGTCGCCAAGAAAGAAGGGGACGTAAAAAAGGAACTGAACAAGTCCGGCAAGAAGATCCGGGTCGTGGATCTGCCGGGTGCCTATTCCTTGGCGGCGTTCACATGCGAGGAGAACATCACCCGCGACTTCGTCAAAAAAGAAGCGCCGGATGTGATCATCAACATCGTCGATGCCACCAAGTTGAGCAGGAGCCTGCTGTTCACGACGCAGCTGTTGGAGCTGGGGATCCCGGTGGTTGTCGCCTTGAACAAAAGCGATTTGTTGGACAACAAAGAAATCACCATCGATACGCAAAAATTGGCGGAAAGGCTGGGCTGCCCGGTCGTCGAGACAGCTTCGATCGAAGGCAAAGGCCTTGCCGAGTTGATCGCTGCAGCGGCCGCCAGCGTTGGCAAAAACCAGCCAGCGCCTTTCCGGCCTGCCGTTAGCCCCGCAGCGGAAACAGCCGCGCCTGCTGCGGCTGTCGACCGTGAACGCTTTGCGTTTGTCGCGGCCTTAGTGAAAGAAGTGGAAGTCCGGACGGTCGACAGCGCCAAACAAACGAGGCACGATGCGATCGACCGGATCGTAGCCCACAAAATCTGGGGCATCCCGATTTTTGCGGCCGTCATCTACTTCGTGTTCTCCCTATCGCAAACCTATCTGGGGCCGTTTTTTGCCGATATTCTGGTCGGCTGGATCGACAGCCTGTACACCTGGGCGGACGGACTGATCGGCGCGGGCGTATCGCCCTTGTTGCGGGCTTTGCTGCTCGATGGGATCATCGGCGGCGTTGGTGCCGTCATCGGTTTCCTGCCGCTGATCATGGTGCTGTTCTTCCTTTTGGCCCTGCTGGAGGATTGCGGCTACATGGCCCGGGTCGCCGTCGTGATGGACCGCCATATGAAAAAGGTGGGACTCTCCGGCAGATCGATCATCCCGATGGTCATCGGCACCGGCTGCGCCATCCCCGGCATTATGGCGACGCGGACAATCCGCGACGAGCGCCAACGCCGGACGACCGCGATGCTGACGCCGTTCATGCCCTGCGGCGCGAAGCTGCCGGTCATCGCGCTCTTTGCCGGAATCTTCTTTGAGGATGCGGCCTGGGTAGGGACGTCCATGTATTTTGTGGCAATCACCATCATTGTTTTCGGCGCCCGGATCATCCAGAAAATTACGAAAGCCACGCCTTCCAAATCCTACTTCATCATGGAGCTGCCGGAATACCGCGTGCCGAGCCTGAAGCGGGCAGCCGTCTCGATGCTGGCCAGAGGCAAAGCCTTCGTGGTGAACGCGGGGACGGTCATCCTTTTGTGCAACGTGACCGTCCAGCTGATGCAGACGTTCACTTGGACCTTCCAAGTCGTGCCAGCGGGCATGGGAAAAACCAGCATCCTCGCCAGCCTGGCCAGTCCGCTCGCCTTCCTGCTGATCCCGCTCGGTTTCGGCGTGTGGCAGCTTGCCGCAGCCGCCGTAGTGGGTTTCATCGCCAAAGAGAACGTCGTCGGGACATTGGCGGTCGTCTACAGCATCAGCAACTTCATTGATACCGAGGAACTCGTGCTCGTTTCCGGCGCCCTGGATGTGGCAGCCGTGATGGGCCTCACCTCGGCTTCGGCGCTAGCCTATCTGATGTTCAATCTGTTCACGCCGCCTTGTTTTGCGGCAATCGGCGCCATGCGGGCCGAGATGGAAAGCAGCAAATGGCTGTGGGCCGGGATCGGCTTCCAGTTTGGCATGGGCTATACGCTGGCCTACTTTGTCTACCAAATCGGAACGCTCCTGACGACCGGCAGTTTCGGGACCGGCGTGATCCCCGGCCTGATTGCGGTCGCGCTGCTGGCCGGAATCATCGTTTACCTGATCCAGAAGCAAGAAGAAAAATAA
- the uvsE gene encoding UV DNA damage repair endonuclease UvsE, translated as MSIGYACLNIGTPNTNIRSVMQRNATPEKLTEVTEHNLTALERMIDYNRKNGIKLFRISSDLIPFGSSPVNALAWPEIYKEVFDRIGAKIRKSGIRVSFHPGQYTVLNSPDEDVVARAILDLTYHAKMLECLGVDNKHKIVLHVGGIYGDKIEALQRFEQNFRRLPEAVRNRLIIENDDRLYNIEEVIGLADRLQIPAVYDNLHHAINPPPSGGTDPYWIAEAKKTWKAADGNQKIHYSQQASSKRPGAHTDTIDLETFLSFHEQLEDKQIDIMLEVKDKNLSAIKCQNATTTTPKATLLEKEWGRYKYAILERSPAIYQAIRTLLKDKEAYPIQEFYRLIDTAFAEEIRPGYAENAAAHVWGYFKKYATDTERKQYEKNLANYRNNTGTLATLKRQLFKMAEKYEVEYLLQSLYFYLE; from the coding sequence ATGAGCATCGGCTACGCCTGCCTCAACATCGGTACACCCAACACAAACATCCGCAGCGTCATGCAGCGGAACGCGACCCCGGAGAAGCTGACGGAAGTGACCGAGCACAACCTTACCGCCTTGGAGCGGATGATCGACTACAACCGCAAGAACGGCATCAAACTGTTCCGCATCAGTTCGGATCTGATCCCGTTCGGTTCGAGTCCGGTCAACGCACTCGCTTGGCCGGAGATCTACAAGGAAGTCTTCGACCGCATCGGCGCGAAGATCCGGAAGAGCGGCATACGGGTGTCGTTCCATCCAGGCCAATACACCGTCCTGAATTCGCCCGACGAAGATGTCGTGGCGCGCGCTATCCTCGATCTTACGTACCACGCCAAAATGCTAGAGTGTCTGGGCGTCGACAATAAGCACAAAATCGTCCTGCATGTCGGCGGAATCTATGGGGATAAAATAGAAGCACTTCAGCGCTTCGAACAGAATTTCCGCCGCCTTCCGGAAGCTGTCCGAAATCGACTGATCATCGAAAACGATGATCGGCTCTACAACATCGAGGAAGTTATCGGCTTGGCTGACCGGCTCCAGATCCCGGCCGTCTACGACAACTTGCACCACGCCATCAACCCGCCTCCTTCAGGAGGCACCGACCCATACTGGATCGCTGAAGCCAAAAAGACTTGGAAAGCAGCGGACGGCAATCAGAAAATCCACTACTCCCAGCAGGCATCAAGCAAACGACCTGGTGCCCATACCGATACGATCGATCTGGAGACTTTCCTGTCTTTCCACGAACAGCTGGAGGACAAACAGATCGACATCATGCTGGAAGTGAAGGACAAAAACCTTTCCGCCATCAAATGTCAGAACGCGACGACAACCACGCCAAAAGCAACACTATTGGAAAAAGAGTGGGGCCGCTACAAGTACGCCATCCTCGAAAGATCGCCGGCAATCTACCAAGCCATCCGCACGCTGCTGAAGGACAAAGAAGCCTATCCGATCCAGGAATTCTATCGTCTCATTGACACCGCCTTCGCCGAAGAAATCCGCCCCGGTTACGCCGAAAACGCCGCAGCCCACGTCTGGGGCTACTTCAAGAAGTACGCAACCGACACCGAGCGCAAGCAATACGAGAAGAACCTCGCCAACTACCGGAACAATACCGGCACGCTGGCAACCCTGAAACGCCAGCTTTTCAAAATGGCTGAAAAATACGAAGTTGAATATCTGTTGCAGTCGTTGTATTTTTATCTGGAATAA
- a CDS encoding transcriptional repressor, with protein MEFNVCLSKLTKNGYKPTSQRKALIRMFLENSRTMLSAKEVRNYITHLAGKQASFGNVYDNLYLLCTFGIIGKTEYCGESFFYRKETTEKDSVMFICTNCRKIMYLSSELFGQFLNKEKEEHAYRVLSQKFEIYGLCPQCRLAG; from the coding sequence ATGGAATTCAATGTTTGCTTATCAAAACTGACAAAAAATGGGTACAAACCCACTTCCCAAAGAAAGGCGCTGATCCGAATGTTTTTGGAAAACAGTCGGACGATGCTCTCGGCCAAAGAAGTCCGAAACTACATCACGCATTTGGCAGGAAAACAGGCCAGCTTCGGGAATGTCTATGACAATCTGTATCTGCTCTGCACTTTCGGCATCATCGGCAAAACCGAATATTGCGGGGAATCGTTTTTTTACCGGAAGGAAACGACCGAAAAGGATTCGGTGATGTTCATCTGCACCAACTGCAGGAAAATCATGTATCTTTCGAGCGAATTGTTTGGACAGTTTCTGAATAAAGAAAAAGAGGAACATGCTTACCGGGTCCTCAGCCAGAAATTTGAAATTTATGGCTTGTGCCCGCAATGCCGGCTGGCCGGGTAA
- a CDS encoding zinc ABC transporter substrate-binding protein produces the protein MKKTLKKLVGTALLLSTAYLAGCSDTATEEATSASEPEKPVVAVSIVPERTFVEAVCGDTVDIVTLIPPGSNPGNYEPTAQEMEAFGDAALYFSIGVATEEANILPNAGDVKVVPLAEEVAAVYPDRTFESGGRDPHIWLSPKRVKVMVEAIAREMSALDPDNQALYEQNAADYLAQLDEVDQEIKTALEGVVSKQFIVYHPAFGYIAEDYGLTMHALEQDGKEATAQHLQEMVDLAKAEGIKVIFYQEEMDSSQAEAFAEEIGGKTIQLAPLAPDYIANLQNMAATMAEAMQ, from the coding sequence ATGAAAAAAACACTCAAAAAATTAGTCGGGACCGCCCTGCTGCTGAGCACCGCCTATTTGGCCGGCTGCAGCGATACGGCGACCGAAGAGGCAACGTCAGCGTCAGAGCCGGAGAAACCGGTCGTGGCTGTGTCGATCGTGCCGGAGCGGACGTTTGTGGAAGCGGTCTGCGGCGACACGGTGGATATCGTGACGCTGATTCCGCCCGGCAGCAATCCCGGCAACTATGAACCGACCGCCCAGGAGATGGAAGCGTTCGGCGACGCCGCGCTCTACTTCTCGATCGGGGTGGCGACCGAGGAAGCCAACATCCTGCCCAACGCGGGCGATGTGAAAGTCGTCCCGCTGGCCGAGGAAGTCGCAGCCGTCTATCCGGACCGGACTTTTGAATCCGGCGGGAGGGATCCGCACATCTGGCTTTCGCCCAAGCGCGTAAAAGTGATGGTGGAGGCGATCGCCAGGGAAATGAGCGCCCTCGATCCCGACAACCAGGCACTGTACGAACAGAATGCGGCCGACTATCTGGCGCAGCTGGATGAAGTCGACCAGGAAATCAAAACGGCCCTGGAAGGCGTCGTAAGCAAGCAATTCATCGTCTACCATCCGGCATTCGGCTACATCGCGGAGGACTACGGACTGACGATGCACGCGCTCGAACAGGACGGCAAAGAAGCCACCGCCCAGCATCTGCAGGAGATGGTCGACCTGGCGAAAGCGGAAGGCATCAAGGTCATCTTCTATCAGGAAGAAATGGACAGCAGCCAGGCCGAAGCCTTCGCCGAAGAGATCGGCGGGAAAACGATCCAGCTGGCGCCGTTAGCGCCGGACTACATCGCGAATCTGCAGAACATGGCAGCGACCATGGCGGAGGCTATGCAATGA
- a CDS encoding redox-sensing transcriptional repressor Rex translates to MTTNNIPKASARRLPIYHRYLGFLHTAGKKWVSSTELGEAVKVESATIRRDFSYFGAPGKRGYGYDVAFLLDFFNKKLHQERLTNVALIGVGNLGQALLNYNFHVSNNLRISAAFDIDEGIVGKILSGVPVYPMANMVEQLRIQQLEVAILTVPHEMAQDVADRLIEAGVHGIMNFTPIRLSVPGNVRVQNVDMTNELQTLIYFLNNGIG, encoded by the coding sequence ATGACGACGAACAACATTCCAAAAGCTTCGGCAAGGCGGTTGCCGATCTACCACCGCTACTTGGGTTTTTTGCATACGGCAGGCAAAAAATGGGTCTCATCCACCGAATTGGGCGAGGCGGTGAAAGTGGAGAGCGCCACGATCCGCCGGGACTTTTCCTATTTTGGCGCGCCCGGAAAAAGAGGCTACGGCTATGATGTGGCATTTTTGCTGGATTTCTTCAACAAAAAGCTCCACCAGGAACGGCTCACCAATGTGGCGCTGATCGGCGTGGGCAATCTGGGCCAGGCCCTGTTGAACTACAACTTCCATGTCAGCAACAATCTGCGCATCAGTGCCGCCTTCGATATCGATGAGGGGATCGTCGGCAAGATCCTCAGCGGTGTGCCCGTCTACCCGATGGCTAATATGGTGGAGCAGCTGCGCATCCAACAGCTGGAAGTGGCCATCCTGACGGTGCCCCACGAAATGGCGCAGGACGTCGCGGACCGCTTGATCGAAGCCGGCGTCCACGGCATCATGAACTTCACACCGATCCGCCTCTCCGTCCCGGGAAACGTCCGCGTCCAGAACGTCGACATGACGAATGAGCTGCAGACACTGATCTATTTTTTGAACAACGGCATCGGCTGA
- a CDS encoding FeoA family protein produces the protein MKRSLMQRLFGGKEKNQTDDPPRPRNLTDAEINHPYVIKGIVASEEGMKDFLCTLGCFEGETVTVISALTENYIIHVKNARYSIDGDLARAILI, from the coding sequence ATGAAACGCTCACTTATGCAACGCCTTTTCGGCGGCAAAGAAAAAAACCAAACAGACGATCCGCCGCGGCCGCGCAACCTGACCGATGCGGAAATCAATCATCCCTATGTCATCAAAGGGATCGTGGCATCCGAGGAAGGGATGAAGGATTTCCTCTGCACCTTGGGCTGCTTCGAGGGCGAAACCGTGACGGTCATTTCGGCCTTGACCGAAAATTACATCATCCACGTCAAAAATGCCCGGTACAGCATCGATGGCGATCTGGCCAGAGCAATCCTGATCTAG
- a CDS encoding ABC transporter ATP-binding protein, producing the protein MTETALQIDNLSVYYGDEAALSNVCLKVAHGEILGIIGPNGGGKSTLLKAILGLIQPTTGNVRIYGQEPGKNRAAVGFVPQFGAMDRRFPISVFEVVLTGRLKPGLSLCRKYSETDKAIAAAQLERVGIGHLANRQISELSGGEFQRLLIARALAVEPKLLLLDEPTASVDANSRNQIYQLLREVNADMTIILVTHDLMAISSEVGKLACLNKKLVYHGEPELNESVVNELYGCPVDLIAHGVPHRVLKAHEEESTK; encoded by the coding sequence ATGACGGAAACAGCCCTTCAGATCGACAACCTGTCCGTCTACTACGGGGATGAAGCCGCACTTTCCAATGTCTGTCTGAAGGTGGCGCACGGGGAAATCCTGGGCATCATCGGGCCGAACGGCGGCGGGAAGTCGACTTTGCTGAAGGCCATCCTCGGATTGATCCAACCCACAACCGGCAACGTCCGCATCTACGGCCAGGAGCCGGGCAAGAACCGGGCTGCGGTCGGCTTTGTTCCGCAATTCGGGGCGATGGACAGACGCTTCCCGATCTCCGTGTTCGAAGTCGTCCTGACCGGCAGGCTGAAACCGGGCTTATCCTTGTGCAGGAAATATTCCGAAACGGACAAAGCGATCGCCGCTGCGCAACTGGAACGCGTCGGCATCGGCCATCTGGCGAACAGGCAGATTTCCGAACTCTCGGGGGGAGAATTCCAGCGGCTGCTGATTGCCAGAGCCTTGGCTGTCGAGCCCAAACTGCTGCTGCTGGATGAACCGACAGCCAGCGTCGATGCCAACTCGCGGAACCAGATCTATCAGCTGCTCCGGGAAGTCAACGCCGACATGACGATCATACTTGTCACCCACGACCTGATGGCGATTTCGTCCGAAGTGGGCAAGCTGGCTTGCCTGAACAAAAAATTGGTCTACCACGGCGAACCCGAGCTCAACGAAAGCGTCGTGAACGAACTCTACGGCTGCCCGGTCGACCTGATCGCGCATGGCGTTCCGCACCGGGTCCTGAAAGCGCACGAGGAGGAAAGTACAAAATGA
- a CDS encoding metal ABC transporter permease, which translates to MIQALFEYQFLQNAFAASLLASIVCGIIGVIIVEKKLVMMSGGIAHTAYGGVGLGYFFGFEPIIGAFLFAIAAALGIGTIKRKGGVQADILIGLFWSLGMAFGIVFIALMPGYPPDLNSYLFGNILSVTQADLTLMLLVTALVLAVVVALFNAWKAYLFDEEFASIIGVKTIFLEYLLLVLVAMTVVVLIRVAGIILVLALLTAPAAMAALFSKQLKNRMLLAVLFGAFFSISGLWVSYGLNIPSGACIVMIAVACYFLAYAFRATGSRLKRKNLASKQLVD; encoded by the coding sequence ATGATCCAGGCATTATTCGAATATCAATTTTTACAGAACGCTTTCGCCGCCAGCCTGCTGGCGAGCATCGTCTGCGGCATCATCGGCGTCATCATCGTCGAGAAGAAGCTGGTGATGATGAGCGGCGGAATCGCCCACACGGCTTACGGCGGCGTCGGCCTCGGTTATTTCTTCGGGTTCGAACCCATCATCGGCGCCTTCCTTTTTGCCATCGCGGCAGCGCTCGGGATCGGCACCATCAAAAGGAAGGGCGGCGTGCAGGCGGACATCCTGATCGGCCTGTTCTGGTCGCTGGGCATGGCTTTCGGCATCGTCTTCATCGCACTGATGCCGGGCTATCCGCCCGATCTGAATTCCTATCTTTTCGGGAACATCCTGTCGGTGACCCAGGCGGACCTGACGCTGATGCTGCTCGTGACCGCACTTGTGCTGGCGGTCGTGGTCGCGCTCTTCAACGCCTGGAAAGCCTATCTCTTCGATGAGGAGTTCGCCTCCATCATCGGCGTCAAAACGATCTTTTTGGAATACTTGCTGCTGGTTCTGGTGGCGATGACCGTGGTCGTGCTGATCCGCGTGGCCGGCATCATTCTCGTGCTGGCGCTGCTGACGGCGCCGGCTGCCATGGCCGCCCTGTTCTCGAAACAGCTGAAGAACCGCATGCTGTTGGCGGTGCTTTTCGGGGCCTTCTTCAGCATCAGCGGCCTGTGGGTCTCCTACGGGCTCAACATCCCATCCGGCGCCTGCATCGTCATGATCGCCGTCGCCTGCTACTTCCTGGCCTACGCTTTTCGCGCAACCGGAAGCAGGCTGAAAAGAAAAAACTTGGCTTCAAAACAACTTGTGGATTGA
- a CDS encoding FeoB-associated Cys-rich membrane protein, with translation MFGDIVVFLIIAAFVAGSIAKIVRDKKKGSKCSGCPLNKTCAYRNPDADQCPMRQTTDPQTGEKD, from the coding sequence ATGTTCGGAGATATCGTTGTGTTTTTGATCATCGCCGCTTTCGTTGCCGGATCCATCGCGAAAATCGTCCGCGACAAGAAAAAGGGCAGCAAGTGCTCCGGGTGTCCGTTGAACAAAACCTGTGCCTACAGAAATCCAGACGCGGACCAGTGCCCGATGCGTCAAACCACCGACCCCCAAACCGGGGAGAAGGACTAG